From a region of the Meiothermus cerbereus DSM 11376 genome:
- the ispH gene encoding 4-hydroxy-3-methylbut-2-enyl diphosphate reductase yields MVERVYLAKPRGFCAGVVMAIEAVEKAAKELQDEGELVVYHAIVHNDIVLRRLQEQHRVHFVEDLAEVEQLRGELAKAGKKLSDTVVFSAHGIPPRLRTEAAERNLHQIDATCPLVTKVHTEARRYAREGYWILLIGDSADHQEIKGTRGEAPERTILVAVHTHVGRDPRLADPRTVEVPDPEKVVVLTQTTLSVDDTLATIEILKQRFPRLVVPSRHDLCYATKNRQDAVKQIAPKVDMFLVLTSLTSSNGMRLLELAQSLVGRAERINTVQDIRPEWLEGVRSVGITSAASTPDDLVQEVVAYFRQQNPGLEVIEEGEWEDIEFREPKRVSPQEVLASQI; encoded by the coding sequence ATGGTGGAACGCGTATATCTGGCCAAGCCCAGGGGTTTTTGTGCTGGGGTGGTGATGGCCATCGAAGCGGTGGAAAAGGCGGCTAAAGAACTCCAGGATGAGGGGGAGCTGGTGGTGTATCACGCCATCGTCCACAACGACATCGTGCTCAGACGCCTGCAGGAACAACACCGCGTGCATTTTGTCGAAGACCTGGCCGAGGTGGAGCAGCTGCGTGGCGAGCTGGCAAAAGCGGGTAAGAAGCTCAGCGATACCGTGGTTTTTTCCGCGCATGGGATTCCCCCCCGGCTGCGCACCGAGGCGGCTGAGCGCAATCTGCACCAGATTGACGCCACCTGTCCCCTGGTGACCAAGGTTCATACTGAGGCCAGGCGCTACGCCAGAGAAGGCTACTGGATTCTGCTCATTGGCGACTCTGCCGACCACCAGGAGATCAAGGGAACCCGGGGTGAAGCGCCGGAGCGCACCATTCTGGTAGCGGTGCATACCCATGTGGGGCGCGACCCCCGCCTGGCCGACCCCCGTACCGTGGAGGTGCCCGACCCCGAGAAGGTGGTGGTGCTGACCCAGACCACCCTTTCGGTAGACGACACCCTGGCGACCATTGAAATTCTCAAACAGCGCTTCCCCAGGCTGGTGGTGCCCAGCCGCCACGACCTGTGCTATGCCACCAAAAACCGCCAGGATGCCGTAAAGCAAATTGCGCCCAAGGTGGATATGTTTCTGGTGCTGACCAGCCTGACCTCTTCAAACGGGATGCGGCTACTCGAATTAGCCCAGAGCCTGGTGGGCCGGGCCGAGCGCATCAATACAGTGCAGGATATCCGCCCCGAGTGGCTCGAGGGGGTGCGCTCGGTTGGCATTACCTCGGCGGCTTCTACCCCAGACGACCTGGTGCAGGAAGTGGTGGCCTATTTCCGCCAGCAGAACCCTGGCCTCGAGGTCATCGAGGAAGGCGAGTGGGAAGACATCGAGTTCCGCGAGCCAAAACGGGTATCGCCCCAGGAAGTGCTGGCAAGCCAGATCTAA